A DNA window from Clavibacter sepedonicus contains the following coding sequences:
- a CDS encoding SCO6880 family protein yields the protein MSAIEGRATARTYGNWRKPRTRGVGGLGMFPTMFGFAGAVMVIIVATNKGLVAGVITAAVFAGVLAAVAVKDKHGESGMIRIMNRAGWLFTRNRGAHLYRSGPLGFAEWGTAQLPGLAAGSRLTEWKDSYGRPFALIEVPSTNDFTVVLGAEPDGSALVDQEQVDIWVAEWGSWLEALADEPGLVAASVTLETAPDTGTRLASEVLGRIDDRGSDFSKSVLRKIVATYPAGAATIKAYVAITFAGATRTGAARRSPEEVGRELAYRLPGLTSGLSSTGAGAARPLTAQDLCEVVRIAYDPAAAILIDQANSAGQATELYWPEVGPTAHQAAWDSYRHDSALSVSWMMSQAPRGNVGESILSRLLAPHRHIARKRVTMLYRPIDPARAAAIVEADKRDAEFLVGSTKNPTGRSRKDVIAAFANESEESGGAGLVNFGMVVTATVQDPATIEDARAAVDSLSAQARIRLRVVHGSQDSAFAAGLPLGLVLPRHLAIPHDIRDQL from the coding sequence ATGAGCGCCATCGAGGGCCGCGCCACCGCGCGCACGTACGGCAACTGGCGGAAGCCGCGCACCCGCGGCGTCGGCGGGCTCGGCATGTTCCCGACGATGTTCGGGTTCGCCGGGGCCGTGATGGTCATCATCGTCGCCACCAACAAGGGCCTCGTCGCCGGGGTGATCACGGCGGCGGTGTTCGCCGGCGTGCTCGCGGCGGTCGCGGTCAAGGACAAGCACGGGGAGTCGGGGATGATCCGGATCATGAACCGCGCGGGCTGGCTGTTCACCCGCAACCGCGGCGCGCACCTCTACCGCTCGGGGCCGCTGGGCTTCGCGGAGTGGGGCACGGCGCAGCTGCCGGGCCTCGCCGCGGGATCCCGCCTCACCGAGTGGAAGGACTCGTACGGCCGCCCGTTCGCGCTCATCGAGGTGCCGTCGACGAACGATTTCACGGTCGTGCTCGGGGCCGAGCCCGACGGATCCGCGCTGGTCGACCAGGAGCAGGTCGACATCTGGGTCGCCGAGTGGGGCTCCTGGCTCGAGGCCCTCGCCGACGAGCCCGGCCTCGTGGCCGCGTCCGTCACGCTCGAGACCGCGCCGGACACCGGCACGCGGCTCGCCTCCGAGGTGCTCGGCCGCATCGACGACCGCGGATCCGACTTCTCGAAGAGCGTGCTGCGGAAGATCGTGGCCACCTACCCGGCGGGCGCGGCGACCATCAAGGCGTACGTGGCCATCACGTTCGCGGGCGCCACGCGGACCGGCGCCGCCCGCCGCAGCCCGGAGGAGGTCGGCCGCGAGCTCGCCTACCGGCTGCCCGGCCTCACCTCCGGCCTCTCCTCCACCGGTGCCGGGGCGGCCCGTCCGCTCACCGCGCAGGACCTGTGCGAGGTCGTGCGGATCGCCTACGACCCGGCCGCCGCGATCCTCATCGACCAGGCGAACTCCGCCGGCCAGGCCACCGAGCTGTACTGGCCGGAGGTCGGGCCCACCGCGCACCAGGCCGCGTGGGACTCCTACCGGCACGACTCGGCGCTCTCGGTGTCGTGGATGATGTCGCAGGCGCCGCGCGGGAACGTGGGCGAGTCGATCCTGTCGCGCCTGCTCGCGCCGCACCGGCACATCGCCCGCAAGCGCGTGACCATGCTCTACCGGCCCATCGACCCGGCGCGCGCGGCCGCCATCGTCGAGGCCGACAAGCGCGACGCCGAGTTCCTGGTCGGGTCGACCAAGAACCCCACCGGCCGGTCGCGCAAGGACGTCATCGCGGCGTTCGCGAACGAGTCGGAGGAGTCGGGCGGCGCCGGGCTCGTCAACTTCGGGATGGTCGTGACGGCGACCGTGCAGGATCCCGCCACCATCGAGGACGCGCGCGCCGCCGTCGACAGCCTCTCCGCGCAGGCCCGCATCCGCCTGCGCGTGGTGCACGGCTCGCAGGACTCCGCGTTCGCCGCCGGCCTGCCGCTCGGCCTGGTGCTGCCGCGGCACCTGGCCATCCCGCACGACATCCGGGACCAGCTGTGA
- a CDS encoding DUF6668 family protein, with the protein MSDNGNPWVVDAPAVVDTPASDAPPLTRRERLRGPRAPQPATVAAPAAADRLPVRRADGTAELWWVGAHGGAGETTLARLAPGSRAAGHAWPAPVAGSPASRVVVVARTDHSGLLAAQRVAREWASGQVAGLVDLVGLVLVADAPGRRPKELRQLEQLVAGGYPRAWTLPWIDAWRLGPADPADMGREHQRLLADLQLTASPR; encoded by the coding sequence ATGAGCGACAACGGCAATCCATGGGTGGTCGACGCGCCCGCGGTCGTCGACACCCCCGCATCCGACGCCCCGCCCCTCACCCGTCGCGAGCGCCTCCGCGGCCCCCGCGCTCCCCAGCCGGCCACCGTCGCCGCGCCCGCGGCAGCCGACCGCCTGCCTGTCCGGCGCGCGGACGGGACCGCCGAGCTCTGGTGGGTCGGCGCCCACGGCGGCGCCGGCGAGACGACCCTCGCCCGCCTGGCTCCCGGATCCCGCGCCGCCGGCCACGCCTGGCCCGCCCCTGTCGCCGGATCCCCCGCGTCGCGCGTCGTCGTCGTCGCGCGCACCGACCACTCCGGCCTCCTCGCGGCGCAGCGGGTCGCCCGCGAGTGGGCATCCGGTCAGGTCGCCGGGCTCGTCGACCTCGTCGGCCTCGTGCTCGTGGCGGATGCGCCCGGCCGCCGACCCAAGGAGCTCCGCCAGCTCGAGCAGCTCGTCGCCGGCGGGTACCCGCGCGCGTGGACCCTGCCGTGGATCGACGCGTGGCGCCTCGGCCCCGCGGATCCCGCCGACATGGGCCGCGAGCACCAGCGGCTCCTCGCCGACCTGCAGCTCACCGCATCCCCCCGCTAG